From one Bacillota bacterium genomic stretch:
- a CDS encoding M28 family peptidase, which translates to MRSLYLAVVGQAIQSTFGLYGSAKTHYTYKDVEVANVIGIIPGVDEDLQDSAIIIGAHLGHVGENKDGTYQPGALDNASGVAAMMEIAGTLQAAGFSRQVHCLYCF; encoded by the coding sequence ACCTAGCAGTTGTTGGACAGGCAATACAGTCAACTTTTGGGCTATATGGTTCAGCAAAAACACATTACACCTATAAAGACGTAGAGGTAGCTAATGTTATTGGGATTATCCCCGGAGTTGACGAAGACCTGCAGGACAGCGCCATCATCATTGGCGCACACCTTGGTCACGTTGGGGAGAATAAAGACGGCACCTACCAGCCGGGCGCCCTGGATAACGCTTCCGGAGTAGCTGCCATGATGGAAATTGCCGGCACGTTGCAAGCTGCCGGATTTTCCAGACAAGTCCATTGTCTTTATTGCTTTTAA